A genomic window from Variovorax paradoxus includes:
- a CDS encoding 2-hydroxyacid dehydrogenase, which produces MSTKIPLLVLSGLSSAHQAQIAEVYDMTYAFDPALRAAAIAEHGKKFRAVLTIGVIGITPEEIAAMPALELICCMGAGYEGVPLEVTRARGIATANGAGTNDDCVADHAFGLLISIVREFRKLDRLCREGVWREAIPQPPNVSGKKLGILGLGTIGQKIAKRAAAFDMEVGYHNRKPREGATQRYFDDLKSLAAWADFLVLAAPGGPATKHLVNAEVLDALGPQGYLVSIGRGSVVDTEALAAALRENRIAGAGVDVYESEPKRPEPLVGLDNVLLTPHMAGWSPEATQKSVDHFLANAEGHFAGRGVLTPI; this is translated from the coding sequence GTGTCGACCAAGATTCCCCTGCTGGTGCTCAGCGGCCTTTCGAGTGCCCACCAGGCCCAGATTGCCGAGGTCTATGACATGACCTACGCCTTCGACCCCGCCCTGCGCGCGGCCGCCATCGCCGAGCACGGCAAGAAGTTTCGCGCGGTGCTGACCATCGGCGTCATCGGCATCACGCCCGAGGAAATCGCGGCGATGCCGGCGCTGGAGTTGATCTGCTGCATGGGCGCGGGCTACGAAGGCGTGCCGCTCGAAGTGACGCGCGCTCGCGGCATCGCGACGGCCAACGGCGCGGGCACCAACGACGACTGCGTGGCCGACCACGCCTTCGGCCTGCTGATCAGCATCGTGCGCGAGTTCCGCAAGCTCGACCGGCTGTGCCGCGAGGGCGTGTGGCGCGAAGCCATTCCGCAGCCGCCGAACGTGTCGGGCAAGAAGCTGGGCATCCTGGGGCTGGGCACCATCGGCCAGAAGATCGCGAAGCGAGCGGCGGCCTTCGACATGGAGGTCGGCTATCACAACCGCAAGCCGCGCGAAGGCGCAACGCAGCGCTACTTCGACGACCTGAAGTCGCTGGCCGCGTGGGCCGACTTCCTGGTGCTGGCCGCACCGGGCGGGCCGGCGACCAAGCATCTGGTCAACGCCGAAGTGCTCGACGCGCTGGGGCCGCAGGGCTACCTGGTGAGCATCGGGCGCGGCAGCGTGGTCGACACCGAGGCACTGGCGGCCGCATTGCGCGAGAACCGCATCGCCGGGGCCGGCGTCGACGTGTACGAGAGCGAACCGAAGCGGCCCGAGCCGCTGGTCGGCCTCGACAACGTGCTGCTGACGCCGCACATGGCCGGCTGGTCGCCCGAGGCGACGCAGAAGTCGGTCGACCATTTCCTCGCGAATGCCGAAGGGCACTTCGCGGGGCGCGGCGTGTTGACGCCGATCTGA